A single region of the Acanthopagrus latus isolate v.2019 chromosome 11, fAcaLat1.1, whole genome shotgun sequence genome encodes:
- the LOC119029061 gene encoding serine/arginine-rich splicing factor 11-like isoform X2, with the protein MNSSTHVIQVTNVSPSTTSEQMRTLFGFLGNIEELKLFPPDDSPLPVTSRVCFVKFLESESVGVSQHLTNTVFVDRALIVVPFAEGVIPDESKAMSLLAPANAVAGMMPGGGLLPTPNPLASMGGTPFGSLGAPNMEQMAAMGMPGPNMNPQALSADFLKLMQSMDPKLNPLAAGLNLNPGLKTDASNKEIEEAMKRVREAQSLISAAIEPGNKKDDKRKHSRSRSRSRRRRSSSRSRHRRSKSRSRRRSHSRSRRRSKSPRRRRSHSRDRSRRSRSRDRRKEEKSKKRSKTPPKSYSSARRSRSISRRHRRSRSASRSPKRRLSRSPSPRRHKKEKKKDKEREKDRDRERREDRDRSRDERERSTSKKKKSKDKERDRDRKSDSEKGDVKVTRDYDEEEQGYDSEKEGEEDEDERKSDSDSVSSPKGQEEMERSEGQIPKKSKLNGDDHHQEDMEMSD; encoded by the exons ATGAATTCCAGCACGCACGTCATTCAGGTGACAAATGTGTCCCCGAGCACAACATCCGAACAAATGAGGACTCTCTTTGGATTCCTCGGAAACATAGAGGAGCTCAAACTGTTCCCACCTGA tgactCTCCCTTGCCTGTGACTTCACGTGTCTGTTTTGTAAAGTTCCTTGAGTCTGAATCGGTGGGCGTTTCCCAACACCTGACGAACACCGTCTTCGTGGACAGAGCCTTGATCGTGGTCCCTTTTGCTGAAG gAGTCATTCCTGATGAATCTAAAGCTATGTCGCTGCTCGCTCCAGCCAATGCCGTGGCAGGAATGATGCCTGGAGGAGGCCTTCTCCCAACACCTAATCCTCTAGCATCG ATGGGAGGGACGCCGTTTGGAAGTCTTGGAGCTCCCAACATGGAGCAAATGGCTGCTATGGGAATGCCGGGACCCAACATGAACCCACAG GCTCTCTCTGCAGACTTCCTGAAGCTCATGCAGTCCATGGATCCCAA ACTGAATCCATTAGCGGCCGGACTGAACTTGAATCCAGGGCTGAAGACTGATGCGTCAAATAAGGAGATAGAAGAGGCCATGAAGAGAGTCCGAGAGGCTCAGTCTCTCATTTCTGCAGCTATTGAACCTGGAA ATAAGAAAGACGACAAACGCAAACATTCCCGCTCCCGTTCCAGGTCACGGCGCAGGCGATCCAGCTCTCGCTCAAGACACAG ACGTTCGAAGAGCAGGTCTCGCCGAAGGTCCCATTCAAGGAGTAGGAGGAGGTCCAAGAGTCCACGAAGGAGGAGGTCTCACTCCCGGGATAGAAGCCGCCGCAGTAGATCTAG GGAccggaggaaggaggaaaagtcTAAGAAGAGGTCAAAGACGCCTCCCAAGAGCTACAGCAGTGCCAGGAGGTCACGAAGCATAAGTCG GAGGCACAGGCGAAGCCGAAGTGCATCTCGGTCCCCAAAGAGGAGGTTGTCCAGGTCCCCATCTCCCAGACG tcacaagaaagagaaaaagaaggacaAGGAGCGTGAGAAGGACCGGgacagagaaaggagggaggacagggacCGCAGCAGGGATGAAAGGGAACGCTCAAccagtaagaagaagaagagcaaagacaAGGAACGAGATCGAGACCGCAAGTCTGATAGTGAGAAAGGAGACGTTAAG GTGACGCGGGATTATGACGAAGAGGAGCAAGGCTATGACAGTGAAAAAGAAGgcgaggaggatgaagatgagaggaagagcGACTCTGACTCTGTGTCATCCCCCAAAGgccaggaggagatggagagatcTGAGGGCCAAATCCCCAAAAAGTCCAAGCTGAATGGAGATGATCACCATCAGGAAGACATGGAGATGAGCGACTAA
- the LOC119029061 gene encoding serine/arginine-rich splicing factor 11-like isoform X3 — MSLLAPANAVAGMMPGGGLLPTPNPLASMGGTPFGSLGAPNMEQMAAMGMPGPNMNPQALSADFLKLMQSMDPKLNPLAAGLNLNPGLKTDASNKEIEEAMKRVREAQSLISAAIEPGNKKDDKRKHSRSRSRSRRRRSSSRSRHRHATFGRRSKSRSRRRSHSRSRRRSKSPRRRRSHSRDRSRRSRSRDRRKEEKSKKRSKTPPKSYSSARRSRSISRRHRRSRSASRSPKRRLSRSPSPRRHKKEKKKDKEREKDRDRERREDRDRSRDERERSTSKKKKSKDKERDRDRKSDSEKGDVKVTRDYDEEEQGYDSEKEGEEDEDERKSDSDSVSSPKGQEEMERSEGQIPKKSKLNGDDHHQEDMEMSD; from the exons ATGTCGCTGCTCGCTCCAGCCAATGCCGTGGCAGGAATGATGCCTGGAGGAGGCCTTCTCCCAACACCTAATCCTCTAGCATCG ATGGGAGGGACGCCGTTTGGAAGTCTTGGAGCTCCCAACATGGAGCAAATGGCTGCTATGGGAATGCCGGGACCCAACATGAACCCACAG GCTCTCTCTGCAGACTTCCTGAAGCTCATGCAGTCCATGGATCCCAA ACTGAATCCATTAGCGGCCGGACTGAACTTGAATCCAGGGCTGAAGACTGATGCGTCAAATAAGGAGATAGAAGAGGCCATGAAGAGAGTCCGAGAGGCTCAGTCTCTCATTTCTGCAGCTATTGAACCTGGAA ATAAGAAAGACGACAAACGCAAACATTCCCGCTCCCGTTCCAGGTCACGGCGCAGGCGATCCAGCTCTCGCTCAAGACACAG ACATGCTACTTTTGGCAGACGTTCGAAGAGCAGGTCTCGCCGAAGGTCCCATTCAAGGAGTAGGAGGAGGTCCAAGAGTCCACGAAGGAGGAGGTCTCACTCCCGGGATAGAAGCCGCCGCAGTAGATCTAG GGAccggaggaaggaggaaaagtcTAAGAAGAGGTCAAAGACGCCTCCCAAGAGCTACAGCAGTGCCAGGAGGTCACGAAGCATAAGTCG GAGGCACAGGCGAAGCCGAAGTGCATCTCGGTCCCCAAAGAGGAGGTTGTCCAGGTCCCCATCTCCCAGACG tcacaagaaagagaaaaagaaggacaAGGAGCGTGAGAAGGACCGGgacagagaaaggagggaggacagggacCGCAGCAGGGATGAAAGGGAACGCTCAAccagtaagaagaagaagagcaaagacaAGGAACGAGATCGAGACCGCAAGTCTGATAGTGAGAAAGGAGACGTTAAG GTGACGCGGGATTATGACGAAGAGGAGCAAGGCTATGACAGTGAAAAAGAAGgcgaggaggatgaagatgagaggaagagcGACTCTGACTCTGTGTCATCCCCCAAAGgccaggaggagatggagagatcTGAGGGCCAAATCCCCAAAAAGTCCAAGCTGAATGGAGATGATCACCATCAGGAAGACATGGAGATGAGCGACTAA
- the LOC119029061 gene encoding serine/arginine-rich splicing factor 11-like isoform X1: MNSSTHVIQVTNVSPSTTSEQMRTLFGFLGNIEELKLFPPDDSPLPVTSRVCFVKFLESESVGVSQHLTNTVFVDRALIVVPFAEGVIPDESKAMSLLAPANAVAGMMPGGGLLPTPNPLASMGGTPFGSLGAPNMEQMAAMGMPGPNMNPQALSADFLKLMQSMDPKLNPLAAGLNLNPGLKTDASNKEIEEAMKRVREAQSLISAAIEPGNKKDDKRKHSRSRSRSRRRRSSSRSRHRHATFGRRSKSRSRRRSHSRSRRRSKSPRRRRSHSRDRSRRSRSRDRRKEEKSKKRSKTPPKSYSSARRSRSISRRHRRSRSASRSPKRRLSRSPSPRRHKKEKKKDKEREKDRDRERREDRDRSRDERERSTSKKKKSKDKERDRDRKSDSEKGDVKVTRDYDEEEQGYDSEKEGEEDEDERKSDSDSVSSPKGQEEMERSEGQIPKKSKLNGDDHHQEDMEMSD, encoded by the exons ATGAATTCCAGCACGCACGTCATTCAGGTGACAAATGTGTCCCCGAGCACAACATCCGAACAAATGAGGACTCTCTTTGGATTCCTCGGAAACATAGAGGAGCTCAAACTGTTCCCACCTGA tgactCTCCCTTGCCTGTGACTTCACGTGTCTGTTTTGTAAAGTTCCTTGAGTCTGAATCGGTGGGCGTTTCCCAACACCTGACGAACACCGTCTTCGTGGACAGAGCCTTGATCGTGGTCCCTTTTGCTGAAG gAGTCATTCCTGATGAATCTAAAGCTATGTCGCTGCTCGCTCCAGCCAATGCCGTGGCAGGAATGATGCCTGGAGGAGGCCTTCTCCCAACACCTAATCCTCTAGCATCG ATGGGAGGGACGCCGTTTGGAAGTCTTGGAGCTCCCAACATGGAGCAAATGGCTGCTATGGGAATGCCGGGACCCAACATGAACCCACAG GCTCTCTCTGCAGACTTCCTGAAGCTCATGCAGTCCATGGATCCCAA ACTGAATCCATTAGCGGCCGGACTGAACTTGAATCCAGGGCTGAAGACTGATGCGTCAAATAAGGAGATAGAAGAGGCCATGAAGAGAGTCCGAGAGGCTCAGTCTCTCATTTCTGCAGCTATTGAACCTGGAA ATAAGAAAGACGACAAACGCAAACATTCCCGCTCCCGTTCCAGGTCACGGCGCAGGCGATCCAGCTCTCGCTCAAGACACAG ACATGCTACTTTTGGCAGACGTTCGAAGAGCAGGTCTCGCCGAAGGTCCCATTCAAGGAGTAGGAGGAGGTCCAAGAGTCCACGAAGGAGGAGGTCTCACTCCCGGGATAGAAGCCGCCGCAGTAGATCTAG GGAccggaggaaggaggaaaagtcTAAGAAGAGGTCAAAGACGCCTCCCAAGAGCTACAGCAGTGCCAGGAGGTCACGAAGCATAAGTCG GAGGCACAGGCGAAGCCGAAGTGCATCTCGGTCCCCAAAGAGGAGGTTGTCCAGGTCCCCATCTCCCAGACG tcacaagaaagagaaaaagaaggacaAGGAGCGTGAGAAGGACCGGgacagagaaaggagggaggacagggacCGCAGCAGGGATGAAAGGGAACGCTCAAccagtaagaagaagaagagcaaagacaAGGAACGAGATCGAGACCGCAAGTCTGATAGTGAGAAAGGAGACGTTAAG GTGACGCGGGATTATGACGAAGAGGAGCAAGGCTATGACAGTGAAAAAGAAGgcgaggaggatgaagatgagaggaagagcGACTCTGACTCTGTGTCATCCCCCAAAGgccaggaggagatggagagatcTGAGGGCCAAATCCCCAAAAAGTCCAAGCTGAATGGAGATGATCACCATCAGGAAGACATGGAGATGAGCGACTAA